The [Clostridium] scindens ATCC 35704 nucleotide sequence GGCGAAATTATAGCAAGTTTGTGCAAGAATGTAAGGTGCGGGATAGAATAAGCGCCGCAATAGGATAGAGAGTTTTTAGAGTAGGCTGTGGCAGAAGATACAAGTTATGTTTTGCCGTAGCCTTATTTTCGTACGGCATATTACTTATCCTGTGACCAAAGGACATTGGATGGAATATAATATTACAACTAGTTCTATATCGGGAGGCATTATGCAGACAGTCACCCAAAAAACGCTGGAAGACACGATGTATTATGGGGATATCCCTGTATTTGTCTATAAGATCAACTATCCTTCCTTTACCACCACATGTGACGAAACCGCCGGCAGGGCCATAAATGCCTACTATGCCAAGAGGGCAATGGATACGGAGGAATATTGCCGGAATATCCTATTTGCGCAGGCAGCAGAGGATAAAAGGTATCATCAAGATGGGCTGCCATTCAACAGCTATACCCTGGAGGTGGTCTATCAAATTACTTATAATGCCGGGTGCATTACCAGTTTATATACGGATACCTATACCTATATGGGAGGGGCGCATGGCGAGACAAAGCGGACATCCGACACATGGGACTTTGTGACTGGGAATCGGTTAAAACTGGCAGACGCCTACCCGCTTACGCCTGCTTCTCTGTACCAACTGCACAGATCGATAGCAAGGCAAATCGCTAAACGGTTAAGAGAAACCCCAGGCTCATATTTTGAGGATTACAGATCTCTGTTAAGGGATACTTTTAATGTGAATAGTTTTTATTTACAGCCGGGCAGCGGAGTTATCTATTACCAGCAGTATGACATAGCGCCATATTCCACGGGAATCCCGGAATTCTATTTTCCTCTGCGTTAACCCCTATTTTTGTGCAATATGTAGAAAAATAACGACGAGCCACAAAAGTTTTGAAAATAGTTGACAACATGGCTGTCAATTCAAGAATCAAGCATTTGGGTCTGCCTGCAGTGAGAGGCGAAGAAGTGTATATAGCAAGGATAGCGGAACATTTCCTATGACAAGAACGGAAAGAAGCGTCCTATCAATCCGTTCTTGTTGGCAGACAGCGCCAATCCATACGAGGTTATGCCAGTTGCAGGAATGCTGTCAAACCCGAAGGAATCGTTTCTTTTTGAATCTTTTATTCCGATTTTTCCAAAGTTCTCACCGGCTTACCGTATGCGCCTTCGTATGCTCTGCCCCAGCCGGTT carries:
- a CDS encoding DUF3298 and DUF4163 domain-containing protein, with protein sequence MQTVTQKTLEDTMYYGDIPVFVYKINYPSFTTTCDETAGRAINAYYAKRAMDTEEYCRNILFAQAAEDKRYHQDGLPFNSYTLEVVYQITYNAGCITSLYTDTYTYMGGAHGETKRTSDTWDFVTGNRLKLADAYPLTPASLYQLHRSIARQIAKRLRETPGSYFEDYRSLLRDTFNVNSFYLQPGSGVIYYQQYDIAPYSTGIPEFYFPLR